One Hydrogenispora ethanolica DNA window includes the following coding sequences:
- a CDS encoding class II fructose-bisphosphate aldolase has protein sequence MPLVPLRPLLEASLQHGFAHGAFNVNAVAQAQAVIEVHEQFRSAAILQGADLANAFMGGRADFLNGTLEDKRRGAQRIAAAVRKFGADSPVPVVLHLDHGKDFESVKVAIDNGYTSVMIDGSHLPFAENVELTRAVVQYAHPLGVTVEGELGVLAGVEDDVFAEHSTYTNPMTVCEFFKKTGVDCLAISYGTKHGAVKGEHVKLRKEIAIAAMENLRHEGIFGVLVSHGSSTVPQYIVAELNQLGGKVSGAHGIPIAELRAVIPYGVGKINVDTDIRLAVTRNIREYFANHPAQRASQSIGPVWELMEQKPEQFDPRVYLPPVMEPLITGAAITDPDLLDLVGCIKRGVHEVVGTLIVQFGSVGFASRVEQVSLEAMAKRYRNAARPR, from the coding sequence GTGCCCTTAGTCCCTTTACGGCCTTTACTAGAGGCCTCTTTACAACATGGTTTCGCCCACGGGGCGTTTAATGTCAATGCGGTCGCCCAGGCCCAAGCGGTGATCGAGGTTCATGAACAGTTTCGTTCCGCCGCCATTCTGCAGGGAGCGGATCTGGCCAACGCCTTCATGGGCGGGCGGGCCGATTTCCTGAACGGAACGCTGGAAGATAAACGCCGCGGCGCCCAACGGATCGCCGCCGCGGTGCGGAAGTTCGGCGCGGACTCGCCCGTTCCGGTCGTGCTCCATCTGGACCACGGCAAAGACTTTGAGTCGGTGAAGGTGGCCATCGATAACGGCTATACCTCTGTGATGATCGATGGTTCGCATCTGCCGTTCGCCGAAAATGTGGAACTCACCCGGGCAGTCGTCCAATACGCGCACCCGCTCGGGGTCACCGTCGAGGGCGAGCTGGGGGTGCTGGCCGGAGTGGAGGATGATGTCTTCGCCGAACATTCCACCTATACCAATCCGATGACCGTTTGCGAATTCTTTAAAAAGACCGGAGTGGACTGCCTGGCCATCTCCTACGGGACCAAGCATGGCGCGGTCAAGGGCGAGCACGTCAAGCTGCGCAAGGAGATCGCCATCGCCGCCATGGAGAATCTGCGCCATGAAGGCATCTTCGGCGTCCTGGTCTCCCATGGCTCCTCCACGGTGCCGCAGTATATCGTGGCAGAGCTTAACCAGCTCGGCGGGAAGGTGAGCGGCGCCCACGGCATTCCCATCGCAGAGCTGCGGGCGGTCATTCCGTACGGCGTGGGCAAGATCAATGTCGATACCGACATCCGGCTGGCGGTTACCCGGAATATCCGGGAATATTTTGCCAATCACCCCGCCCAACGCGCCAGCCAATCCATCGGGCCGGTCTGGGAGCTGATGGAGCAGAAGCCGGAGCAGTTCGACCCCAGAGTCTACTTACCGCCGGTGATGGAACCGTTGATTACCGGCGCTGCGATTACCGACCCCGATCTCCTGGATCTGGTCGGTTGCATCAAACGGGGCGTCCATGAAGTGGTGGGAACGCTGATTGTGCAGTTCGGCTCGGTCGGATTCGCCTCCCGGGTGGAGCAGGTTTCCCTGGAAGCCATGGCCAAGCGGTACCGCAATGCAGCGCGCCCCCGGTGA
- a CDS encoding triose-phosphate isomerase, whose translation MATRKIFVNLKRFDIPRALGGVCPEHDPGQWMEWVIAQCVEYGLGRRDDLELTLFLPEGLLLKAAHALSSFPAEATRSLRLGCQGVFREDVAPGGNFGAFTTNRPASAARNMGCSWAMTGHSEERKDKLGVIAAYDPSILAEESRQNRANRAVDGLIHAETVCALRAGLNVLLCVGETAAEKGEGSFAEQQPRIAAVLRSQLEAGLQGVREFLPERQIAIAYEPVWAIGPGKTPPGAEYIAFVAGTIKNIIQELWGQTLPVVYGGGLKLENAAAIAGIDAIDGGLVALTRFSGTIGFEPAGLNEIIAAIDRSAAGR comes from the coding sequence GTGGCAACACGCAAAATCTTCGTAAACTTGAAACGGTTTGACATCCCCCGGGCGCTGGGCGGAGTCTGCCCGGAGCACGATCCGGGGCAATGGATGGAATGGGTGATCGCCCAATGCGTCGAGTATGGCCTGGGGCGGCGGGACGACCTGGAGCTCACCCTGTTTCTGCCCGAGGGGCTGCTGTTGAAGGCGGCCCACGCGCTGTCGTCATTCCCGGCCGAGGCAACCCGGTCGCTGCGCCTCGGCTGCCAGGGGGTCTTCCGCGAGGATGTGGCGCCGGGAGGTAACTTCGGCGCATTTACCACCAACCGGCCGGCCAGCGCCGCCCGGAACATGGGCTGCTCCTGGGCGATGACCGGCCATTCCGAAGAACGAAAGGATAAACTGGGCGTGATCGCCGCCTACGATCCGAGCATCCTGGCGGAGGAAAGCCGGCAGAATCGGGCCAACCGGGCGGTGGACGGGCTGATTCACGCCGAAACCGTCTGCGCCTTGCGGGCCGGATTGAATGTCCTGTTATGCGTCGGCGAAACTGCCGCCGAAAAAGGGGAAGGTTCTTTTGCGGAGCAGCAGCCGCGGATCGCCGCAGTGCTACGGTCCCAGCTCGAGGCGGGCCTCCAGGGCGTGCGGGAGTTCCTGCCGGAGCGGCAGATCGCCATCGCCTATGAGCCGGTTTGGGCGATCGGGCCGGGCAAGACGCCGCCGGGAGCCGAATATATCGCCTTTGTGGCCGGCACCATCAAGAACATCATCCAGGAACTTTGGGGGCAGACGCTCCCGGTGGTATACGGCGGAGGCCTCAAACTGGAGAACGCGGCGGCCATCGCCGGGATCGACGCCATCGACGGCGGTCTGGTCGCCTTGACCCGTTTTAGCGGCACGATCGGTTTTGAGCCGGCGGGATTGAATGAAATTATCGCCGCCATCGACCGTTCGGCAGCGGGCCGGTGA
- a CDS encoding class I mannose-6-phosphate isomerase, producing MRQHDWAHQPLRLQMNRVRRPFRGGLLLDRWQGRPDPRDDFQAEEWVASTLAARNPQPIPEEGVSRVLPAEGPALPLPELIGEAPELFLGAAHVRKHGPQPAVLVKVLDSCSRLMLQVHPDRDFARAELNSAFGKTEAWHILGGRAIDGVEPYVLLGFKPGITRAVWQDLFERQDVEGMVDALHRFPVKAGQTFLVEGGVPHAAGPGCCFMEIQEPTDFTMRVERIGPSGARLSDEQLHQGIGFQKMLDCFRYEGLSEAETLRRWRLVPEIARCAPGGRIRQLLTYQDTPFFAMNRLEIWGRLELPAEERFSVAVVWQGSGVLHWHGGTLPVGPAAELFLPAAVGPVVWEADPGQTLDVIHCLPPL from the coding sequence ATGCGGCAGCATGATTGGGCCCATCAGCCTTTGCGATTACAAATGAACCGGGTCAGACGCCCGTTCCGGGGCGGCCTCCTGCTCGACCGCTGGCAAGGCCGGCCCGATCCGCGCGATGATTTTCAGGCCGAGGAATGGGTGGCTTCGACCCTGGCGGCGCGGAATCCCCAACCCATCCCGGAGGAAGGCGTCAGCCGGGTGCTCCCGGCGGAGGGGCCGGCACTGCCGCTGCCCGAGTTGATTGGGGAAGCTCCCGAGCTGTTTTTGGGAGCGGCCCATGTCCGGAAACACGGGCCGCAACCGGCCGTTCTGGTCAAAGTGCTCGATTCGTGCAGCCGGTTGATGCTCCAGGTCCATCCGGACCGCGATTTCGCCCGGGCTGAATTGAATTCGGCGTTCGGCAAGACGGAAGCCTGGCATATTCTGGGCGGCCGGGCGATCGACGGGGTGGAACCTTATGTGTTGCTGGGCTTCAAACCGGGAATCACCCGCGCCGTCTGGCAAGACCTGTTCGAACGCCAGGATGTCGAGGGCATGGTGGACGCCCTGCACCGTTTCCCGGTGAAGGCCGGTCAGACCTTCCTGGTCGAGGGCGGCGTTCCGCACGCGGCCGGTCCGGGCTGCTGCTTCATGGAGATTCAGGAACCGACCGATTTTACCATGCGGGTCGAGCGGATCGGACCTTCCGGCGCCCGGCTCTCCGACGAACAGCTGCATCAGGGGATCGGTTTCCAAAAGATGCTGGATTGCTTCCGCTATGAAGGCTTGAGCGAAGCGGAGACTCTCCGGCGTTGGCGCCTGGTTCCGGAAATCGCGCGGTGCGCCCCGGGCGGCCGGATCCGGCAATTGCTTACGTACCAGGATACCCCCTTCTTCGCCATGAACCGGCTCGAGATCTGGGGGCGGTTGGAACTGCCGGCGGAAGAGCGTTTCTCCGTGGCGGTGGTGTGGCAAGGGAGCGGAGTCTTGCATTGGCATGGCGGAACGCTTCCGGTCGGACCCGCGGCTGAGCTGTTCCTCCCGGCCGCCGTGGGGCCGGTCGTTTGGGAAGCGGATCCGGGGCAGACCTTGGATGTGATTCATTGTCTGCCGCCGTTATGA
- a CDS encoding diphosphate--fructose-6-phosphate 1-phosphotransferase, with amino-acid sequence MKDQILVVHGGGPTAVINASLYGVIQEAARHPEVAVYGAVGGVDGIFREAWIDLLQQPEEQLQRLPWTPASALGTSRTKLLAEDYQQIVSILKRNNIRYLLFNGGNGSMDTCGKIQELASAHGIQVLGIPKTIDNDIAVTDHCPGYGSAARYLATSVAEAAQDVQALPIHVSIIEAMGRNAGWIAAASALARRRAGMAPHLIYLPERPFHPEEFLEDVDRLHKELGGVVVVASEGLVNADGRPIVEPLLTKGRDVYFGDVGTHLAVLVMKELGIKARSEKPGILGRASIALQSAVDREEAIRVGEFAVQSLLEGKTGYMVGYRRVSDEPYSCETVLIPLAEVMLNERKMPDRYINARGNDVTDEFLSYCRPLIGEALPRFSELR; translated from the coding sequence GGAAGCGGCCCGCCATCCCGAAGTGGCGGTCTACGGCGCGGTCGGCGGCGTGGACGGAATTTTCCGCGAAGCATGGATTGATTTACTGCAACAACCCGAGGAACAGCTCCAGCGGCTGCCTTGGACGCCGGCCTCGGCTCTCGGCACTTCCCGGACCAAACTCCTGGCTGAGGATTACCAGCAGATCGTCTCCATCCTGAAACGGAACAACATCCGCTATCTCTTGTTTAACGGCGGCAACGGATCGATGGACACCTGCGGCAAGATCCAGGAGCTGGCGTCGGCCCACGGTATTCAAGTGCTGGGCATCCCAAAGACTATCGACAACGACATTGCCGTGACCGATCATTGTCCCGGATACGGCAGCGCCGCGCGGTATTTGGCGACGTCAGTGGCTGAAGCGGCCCAGGATGTGCAGGCATTGCCGATTCATGTCAGCATCATTGAGGCGATGGGGCGGAATGCCGGTTGGATCGCGGCCGCCAGCGCCCTGGCGCGCCGTCGCGCCGGAATGGCGCCTCATCTGATCTATCTGCCGGAACGGCCCTTTCATCCGGAGGAGTTTCTGGAAGATGTGGACCGGTTGCACAAAGAGCTAGGCGGAGTGGTGGTGGTCGCCAGCGAAGGTCTGGTGAATGCGGACGGCCGTCCCATCGTCGAGCCGCTGTTGACCAAAGGCCGGGATGTCTATTTCGGGGATGTCGGGACTCACCTGGCGGTGCTGGTCATGAAGGAACTGGGCATTAAAGCCCGCAGTGAGAAACCGGGGATCCTCGGCCGGGCCTCGATCGCGCTGCAATCGGCGGTGGATCGGGAAGAAGCGATCCGGGTCGGCGAGTTCGCAGTCCAGTCGCTGCTGGAAGGCAAGACCGGCTATATGGTGGGCTATCGCCGAGTGTCCGATGAGCCCTATTCCTGTGAAACAGTCTTAATTCCCCTGGCCGAAGTAATGCTGAATGAAAGGAAAATGCCCGATCGTTACATCAATGCGCGCGGCAACGACGTGACCGACGAATTTTTATCCTATTGCCGCCCCTTGATTGGCGAGGCGTTGCCGCGCTTTTCCGAGCTGCGGTAA